The Pseudomonadota bacterium genomic sequence GGGCAAGGCCAACAACATGCCGGCCGACAACATCGACCGCGCGATCAAGAAGGGCACCGGCGAGCTCGAGGGCGTCATCTATGAGGAGATCGTGTACGAAGGCTACGGCCCCGAGGGCGTCGCGGTCGTCCTCGAGGTGATGACCGACAACCGCAACCGCACGGTCGCGGACATCCGGCACCTCTTCACCCGGTACAACGGCAACCTCGGCCCTTCGGGCTGCGCGACGAGGATGTTCGATCGCGTGGGGCTGATCGAGATCGACAAGTCCAAGGCGACCGAGGAGCAGCTCATGGAGATCGCGCTCGAGGCCGGCGCGCAGGACATCCTCGAGGAGGAGACCGTCTTCGAGGTCATCACCCCGGTCGAGAGCTTCTTCGCCGTCTTCAAGGCGCTCGAGGCGGCCAAGATCGCGACCGAGAGCGCGGAGCTGACGCGCAGGCCGCAGCTGACGGTGAAGCTCGAGGGCAAGCCCGCCGAGACGATGCTCAAGCTCTACACGGCGCTCGAGGATCACGACGACGTCCAGCACCTCTACGCGAACTTCGACATCTCCGACGAGATCATGGAGAGCTTCTCCGCATGATCGTCATCGGGGTCGACCCCGGAACGATCCGCACCGGCTGGGGCGTCGTGCGGCGCGACGGGAACCGGATCACGCGGCTCGCCTCCGGGACGATCTTCCTCGACGACTCCCTCGAGGTGGAGGACCGGCTCGTGCCGCTCGAGGCCGCCGTCGACCGGATCCTGACCGAGCACGGTCCCGACGAGGCGGCGGTCGAGAGCCTGTTCTTCTCCAAGAACGCCCTGTCCGCGCTGAAGCTCGGTCACGCGCGCGGCGTCATCGTGCTCGCCCTCCGGCGCCGCGGCCTCCGCGTGGCGTCGTACCCGCCGGCGCTCGTCAAGCGCTCCATCGTCGGGGGCGGGCGCGCGGCCAAGGGCCAGGTGCAGCGCGTCGTGCAGGCGATCCTGAAGATGCCGGGGCTCCCGGCCGAGGACGAGGCCGACGCCCTGGCGATCGCCCTGTGCCACGCCAACGCCCCGCGGCGCTAGCTTTTTGCCTACATTTCCACCCCTGCCCGTGCTACTTGACTCGCGAGATGCCCGGCACCGGAAAGACGCCCGAGGAGCCGCCCGAGGAGCCGCTCACCCCTGCCCCGGATCCGGTTCCCTTGAGCGCGCGAAGCCGCTCGGCCGCCCAGAGGCGCGCGGTCTTCGCCTCCGGCGCCCTGCTCGCCGCGGTCTTGGGGTGCGCCGCCGGATTCTTCGCGGTGACATCGGGTCATGAAACAGGTTCAAAAGGCGACACCATCGGTCTGCAGTCCACGGCCGAGTGGCTGGGGATAACGACTCCGGACGGCGGGGCCGGCACCGTCGACACTGAACCGAACTCCTCGAAATCCGGAGGGTATTTCGACGCCAAGGGGTACGAAGCCGGCGGCGGGGACGGCGGCGCGGCGGGGCCCGCGGCGGCGGTCGCAAAGGAGAGCGGCGTGACCGAGACCGCCGACACCCGGATCCTGCGGGGCGAGGTCAGGACCGGCGTCGCCGTGATCAAGAGCCTCACGTCGCTCGGCCTCTCCGCCGTGGACGCGCAGCTCGTCATCAACGCGATGAGCGGGATCTTCGACTTCCGCCGCGCCAAGCCCGGGCAGAAGTTCGAGCTCTCCATCGACAAGAAGACGCGCCATCCGATTAAATTTCGCTATGAGGCTTCCCTGACCGACATCTACGTCGTGGACAGGACCGGGGACGGCTACAGGGCCCGCGCCGTGAAGGTGCCCACCGAGAAGCGGATCCGGACCTTCGGCGGGACGATCTCCAGGTCGCTGTACGCCGCGCTCGAGGAGCTCGGCGCGTTCCCGTCGCTGACCGGCAGCGTCGTCGACGTGCTGTCGACGCAGGTGGACTTCTACAAGGAGCAGCGGCCGGGCGACACCTTCCGCATCATCATCGAGGAAGAGAGCCTGAAGGGCACGTTCCTCGGCTACGGCCCGGTGCTCGCCATGGAGTACTCGGGCGTGAAGTCCGGGGTGCGGCGGTTCTTCCGCTTCCGGGCCGGCGACGACGACGCGACCTACTACGACGCCAAGGGGATCTCGGTGCCGCGGTCCGAGATCCGGATCCCGCTCCACTACACGCGGATCTCCTCGCCGTTCGGCGTCCGCTTCCACCCGGTGCTCAAGCAGAAGAAGATGCACAACGGCGTCGACTTCGCCGCCCCCTCGGGCACGCCGGTGTGGGCGTGCGCCGACGGGGTCGTCTCCTTGGCCGCGCACGCCGGCGCCAACGGGAACCTCGTGTCGATCCAGCACGGCGACGGCCTGTCGTCGTACTACGCCCACCTCTCACGCTTCGCGGCGGGGCTCAGGCAGGGGGCGCCTGTCCGCGCGCGCCAGACGATCGGCTTCGTCGGCAACACGGGCCGCTCCACGGGCCCGCACCTCCACTTCGGCCTGAAGAAGAACGGCAAGTTCATCGATCCGCTGAAGTACAAGGTCCGCCCGGGCCGCCCCGCGCCCCCCAAGCACGCGGCCCAACTCGCCGCGGTGATCCGCGAGAGGAGCGCGATGCTCGATCGCGTGAAGATCGCCGCCCCGTCCGGTCCGCTCGAGAAGGTGCCCGACGCCGGCAGCGAGGTGCTCGGCGTCGAAGAGGACATGTAGGGGAGAGCCCGATCAGTTGCCGAGCTCTTCGGGACGCGCGTCGCGGACGCTGAGGATCTTCGCCTTGACGTGGATCGTCTTGCCGGCGAGCGGGTGGATCACGCGCACCTTGATGGCCTCGATCCGATCCTCGAGCACGACCATGTTGATAGTCTGGCTGTTGCCCGCGAGATCCGCCTCGAACATCGACCCCACGGCGACCTTCGCGTCCGCGGGGAGCCGGTTTCTGGGGATGTCGATGACCGGCCCCGACTCGACGGTGCCGAACGCCTTCTCCGGCGGGAGGTCGAACTCCTTCTCCTCGCCCTCTTCCATCCCCGCGATCTCCTCGTCGAGCCCCGGGATGACGCCGCTCTTCCCGTACAAGAACGCGAGCGGCGCGCCGCGGCCGGCGGACGATTCGATCATCTCACCCTTCTCCGTGGTGATCGTGTACTCCAGCGTTACCATCTTCCCCTGATCGACTTTCATCCTCGTCCTCCTTGGGCGCAGCCGCGCTGACTCAATCGGAAGAATGAGTGCAGAATATACCGCGGGCCGTCGGCCTTGCCAATACCGCTGATGATTGTGTAAGGTACCGAAAAACTGAATGGAATTCCCGCATGACACCGCTCGACAACCGTCCCCGCATCGCCGCCGCCGCTTCGGTTCTCGCGCCGCTCGTGATCGCGGCACTGCTCCTGTCGGTGGGGCTCGGGGAGTTCGGGCTGTGGGAGCCGCACGAGACCGCGCGCCTGCAGGCGGGGAAGGCGGCCGGCCCAGGGATGCCGTCGATAGGCGACGCGTTGGCGCGCCTCGGCGCGGGCTGGGACGGGCACGAGGAGAGCGGGGCGCGGCTGCCCTCCGCGGCGCTCGCCCTGCTCGCGGTCGCCGTGCTCGGCCTCGCGGCGCTCTCCCTGGCGGGACGCCGTGTCGCGTTCCTCGCGGCGATCACCTTCGTCGGCGCGCCGCTGTTCCTGCTCCACGGCCGCCAGGTCACGGGCGCCGCCCCGCTGCTCCTCGGGGAGACGCTCGCGTTCGCCGGCCTCGCGCTGCTGGCGTTCGGCGACGGTCGACGCGCGATCGCGGCGGGCGCGATCGCGGCGCTCGTGGGTCTCTTCGTCGCGACGTGGTGCGGCGGGACGCTCATGGGGGTCGCCGTCCCCGCCGCGACGATCTTCGTGGCGCTCGCGGGCGCCGGAGACGCGAGCCCCTCCGCCGCGCGCCGACGTGCGATGCTGATCGCGACCGTCGCGCTCTCGGCCGCCGGGGCCGCGGCGTTCGCGTTCGCGGTTGCGAGGGGCTGGGATGCGCCGCTGCTCACCGCCGGCCTCGCCGCGAAGCCCGCCTCGATCGACTGCGCCGCCACCGTCGGACAGCTCGCGTACGGGTGGTTCCCCTGGAGCGCCCTCTTGCCGCTCCTGTTCCTCCCGACGGACGACGCGGCCGAGGAGGACCCGCGGCGCCGTGCGATCCGGATCCTCGCCGTCGCCGGCATCGCGATAGGAGCGACGGCGCAGATCTTCTTCCGGTCCCGGCACGGATCGGCGCCGCTGTTCCTCGTCGTGCCGGTGGCCCTCGGCGCGGCGCTCGTCCTCGAGGATCTCGAGCGCACAGGCTCGCGCCGCCGCTTCGCCGCGGTGGTCGTCCTGGCGGCCGTCGGCGTCATGTTGCGCGACTTCGCGCAGGAGCCCGCCGCGATCCTCTCGGGCTACGGGTTCGCGCTCAAGGCTCCGGAGCCCTTCAAGCCGGCCGTCCACGCGGCGATCGCCGCGGCGCCGTTCGTCCTCCTCGTCGCCGCCGCCGGCTTCCTCCGCGGCGCCGACACCGGGCTGCGCGGCGCCCGCGTCCGCCTCCTCGCGACCGTCGCCGCGGCGGCGTTCGGCGGCTACGTGGCGCTCAACATGGTGCCGAGCCTCTCGGTGCACTTCTCGCCCAAGCACGTGCTCGAGTCGTACGACAGGTTCGCGAAGAAGGGCGAGCCGCTCGCGGTGTACGGATCGTCGACGCCGGTGCCGGGCGCCGAGGTGCTGTCCCGGGCCGACGAGCTCCTCGCGTGGCTATCGCGCCCGGCGCGCGTCTTCGCGCTGGTGCCGCCCCAGGAGCTGCCGCGCCTCGACAGCGAATATCGCGCCGCGCGCGGGGAGCACGTCTTCGTGCTCGACGCGTCGAGCTCCCGCCTCCTCCTCGCGACGAGCCTGCCCGCGGCGAAGGAGCGCAACGTGAACCCGATCGCGGAGCACGTGCGGTCGGAGCCGTTCCCGACGGCGCCGCGCAACGTGCGCGAGGTCGACTTCGAGGGCAAGCTGCGGCTCCTCGGGTGGGAGGTCGCGTCGAAGGCGGGGAAGGACGCCCTCCAGCAGGGGGCCGACTTCACGCTGACCACGTACTGGAGGTGCACGGCCGCGATCCCGCAGAGCTACAGCTTCTTCGTGCACATCGACGGCGCGGGCCCGCGCATCAACGGCGATCACACGCCGGTCGGCGGCGCCTACCCGACGCAGTACTGGAAAGAGGGCGACTACATCCGCGACGTCTTCAAGGGGCAGATCCCGGGCTACCAGAAGAAGGGCTCGTACACGATCAGAATGGGCTTGTTTCATGGCGACACCCGGCTGAAAGTGATCGGGGACCCGACCGCGGCGGAGAGCTCGGTGCCGCTCGGCAAGATCCGGCTCGAGTGAGGGGCGCATGGGAGAGGACGACACCAGGTCGTACGCCGAGAAGCGGAGGCAGCCTCGCCACGCCATCCGCGTGGACGTGAACTATAGGTTCGGCGACACCTACCTGTTCTCGCGGTCGAGCAACCTCTCTGAGATGGGCATCTTCCTCGCCACGCCGACGCCGCTCGCCCGCGGGACCCGGATCGAGCTCAGCTTCGCCGACCCCGCCGCCCCGGAGCCTATCCGCGTCGACGGCGAGGTGGTCTGGACGATCGAGGCGAAGCCGGGTGTCGAGCCCGGAATGGGCATCCGGTTCATCGATCCGACCCCGGCGGCGCGCGCGCGCGTCAAGGCGCTGATCCGGACGACGGCCTACCTCGAGTAGGCCGGACCCGCGATCAGGAGATATCTACCTTCTCGACGCTGCCCACCTCGCCCCCGAGGAACCTGCCCGCGACCTCGGCGAAGCTCGCCGGCAGGTCGGTGACGAAGCACTCGAGCGTCCCCTCGCCCGCGCCGCGCTCCGCGCCGCGCCGCGCGAGCTCGATGGCGACGTCCGAGGCCATCGCGTTGGCCGAGTCGACGATCGCCGCCGGGCTGCCCAGGGCGTCGAGCTCCCCGCGGATCGTCCCGGCGAGCAGCGGGTAGTGCGTGCACCCGAGGAGGAGGACGTCGATCCCCTCGCGCACGAGCGGCGTCACGTAGCGCCTCACCGCGAGCCGCGGCACCTCCCCCTCGAGCCACCCCTCCTCGGCGAGCGGGACGAGCAGCGGGGCGGCGTTCTGGAAGACGCGGCACCCCGGCGCCCGCGAGTCGATCTCCCGGGGGTAGGCGCCCGACCCGACCGTGCCGGCGGTCCCGATGACGCCGACCCTCCTGTTCCTGGTCGCGGTCGCGGCGGCGCGCGCGCCGGCCTTGATGACGCCGAGCACCGGCACCTCGATCCGCTGCCGCAGCGACGGCAGCGCGAGCGCGGTCGCCGTGTTGCAGGCGATGACCAGCATCTTGAGCCCGCGCGCCACGAGAAACCTGGAGCAGTTCCATGCATACCGCTCGATGGTCTCCGACGAGCGCGTGCCGTACGGGACGCGAGCGCTGTCGCCGAGGTAGACGATCCGCTCGTGGGGCAGCCGCTCGCGGATCGCGCGTACGACGGTCAGCCCGCCGAGCCCCGAGTCGAACACGCCGATCGGCAGGTCGCCGGCGCCGCCCGCGGTCACTTCCTCCCGCACGGTTCGCCTCCTGCGTCGTCGCGGCGAAGCTCCGCCTCCGCGAGGCCCGCCGCCGCGGCCATCACGCGCTTGAGCGGCACGCCGCGCTCCAGCGCCACGCGCTTGCAGTCCTCGAACTCCGGCGCCGCGTTCGCGCTGCCGTAGGGTCCGCGCGCCATCTTCACCCGCACCTTCCCGAACGGCGTCTCGACCTCGCGGATCTCGCGCCGCATCTCGATCCGCCCGACGGCGTGGTGGCGCAGCCCGATGGTCGGCGTCTCCGCGAGCACGAGGGCGCCGATCCTCTCGAGATCGGCCGCCCGCACGAGCGCGCCCAGCGCCATCGCCGGCCGCCCCTTCTTCATGTGGATCGGCGTGATCCACGCGTCGAGCGCCCCCTCGGCGAGGATCCGCTCGATCGCGTGCCCGGCGATCTCGCCGGTGACGTCGTCGATGTTCGCCTCGATGACCGCGCAGGAGTCGGGATCGTCCGCGAGCGCCGCCGTCGCCTCCCCGAGGATCGCGCGCAGCACGCCGGGGCGCCCCTCGTGACACCGCGCGCCGGCGCCGAGGCCGATCCGTACCGGGATCATCTTCGGGACCCGGCCGAAGCGGGCGGCGACGCTCCGCACGATCGCGGCCCCGGTCGGCGTCGTGAGCTCGGCCTCGACGTCGGTGCCCTCGACCGGGACGCCCCGCAGGATCTCGAGGGTCGCGGGCGCGGGCAGCGGCAAAACGCCGTGGCGCGTCTCGACGAAGCCGCAGCCGAGCGGCACCGGGCCGCACACGACCTCGGCGCCTAGGTGATCGAACGCGGCCGCGGCGCCCACGATGTCGACGATCGAGTCGACCGCGCCGACCTCGTGGAAGTGGACGTCGTCGACCGCCTCGCCGTGGATCTTCGCCTCCGCCTCGGCGCGCCGGCGGAAGATCCGCAGCGCGAGCTCGCGCGCGCCCGGCCCGATCGAGGAGCCGGCGATCATGTCGCGGATGTCGGCGTAGTGGCGGTGCGGCTGATGGCCCTCGGCGACGTCGACGAAGAACCGCGAGACGACCATCGACCGGCGGGTCTCGCGCTCGACTCGAATCGCGCAGCCCTCGAGCGGCAGCCTCGCGACCGCGCCCGAGACGACGTCGAGCGGGACGCCGAGATCGATCAGCGCCGAGACGATCATGTCGCCGGACAGCCCGGACGAGCAGTCGAGGTAGACGACGCGCGCCGTCATCGCGCCCTCCCGCCGACCCGGTTGACGAGCGACGCGGCGTAGCCCGCGCCGAAGCCGTTGTCGATGTTCACGACCGTGACCCCGGCCGAGCAGCTGCTCAGCATGCCGAGGAGCGCGGTCACGCCGCCGAAGCTCGCGCCGTAGCCTATCGAGGTCGGCACGGCGATCACGGGCGCCGCGACGAGCCCCGCGATCACGGACGGCAGCGCGCCCTCCATGCCGGCGACCACGACGATCACCGTCGCGCGCCGCAGGTCGTCGAGCCTGTGGAGCAGGCGGTGGACGCCGGCCACGCCGACGTCGTTGATGCGCACGACCTCGTTCCCGGCGAGGCGCGCCACGAGCGCGGCCTCCTCGGCGACCGGGGAGTCCGCCGTGCCGGCGGTGACGATCGCGACGGGCCCGGCGCCGCGCACCTGCACCTCCTGCCGCTCGAGCACGAGGCAGCGCGCCTCCTCGGCGTAGCGCATGGCGGGCAGCGCCGCGATCACGGCCGCGGCCTTGTCCGCGTCCACGCGGGTGACGAGCACGTTGCCGCCGGTCTTCGCGAGCTCGGCCGCGATGAGGGCGATCTGCGCCGCGCTCTTCGGCTCGCCGAGGACCACCTCGGGGAAGCCCGTGCGGATCGCGCGGTGGTGATCGACGACCGCGCCGCCGATGTCCGCGAACGGCAGCTTCGCGAGCGCCTCCACGGCGTCTTCGACCGAAGTCTCGCCCCGCTGCACGCCGTCCAGGAGATCTCTCAGCTTCTTCGGATCCATGGCGAGGTGTTCATATCACAATCGGAGAGGCGGGACGACAGGGAGGGAAAAGCTACCGGCGGACGTCCGCCCCGCTGCGAGCTCGCTTCTTCGCGGTCGCTCCTCGCTTCATCGGGGCTTTGTCGGTCGCCTCGAGCCGGTCTAGCAGGAACTCCGGCGCGAAGTCCGCGCCGTTCGGCCAGACGACCGTGCGCGTGTCCGGGCTCAGGGCGAGCGTCGCGAACACCTTCGGATCCGCCAGCGGCGCGAACACCGGGCCGTCGAGCTCGTCGGCGAGATCGATCACTCCGGCAGGACCGTGCGCGAACCGGATGTACACCTTGTGCCCGGTTCGGTGCTCGGCTTCGACGATGCGCGGGATCATTTGGCCTTCCTCCCTTTCCCCTACTCGAGCCCGTCGATCGGCTCGAGCGGCCTCTTCTCCAGCACTCGCCGCCAGTTCTCCTTGAGCTCGGCATGGTGCCGTTCGTACCACTCGACAACGAGAGCGAGCGCACGCTTCGGGAAGCGACCCTCGATCGTCCCGTCTCCGATCGCGACGGTGATCTCGTAGTCGCCGTAGAGCGCATGAAAATGCGCGGGCTCATGGTCGCGGAAGTACATGGCGATCACGATGCCATAGAAGCGCGATATCTCGGGCATGGCGCTTGCTCTCTCATTCGCCGCTCCGAGCGGCAACGGAAGAATATCACGCGCTCGGGGAGGTCGCCATGTGAAGAAAGCGGCGGCTGTCGGTCGCGAGGCGGGACGACGGGGCTGCCGCGCTGTCGCGCTGTCGCGCTGTCGCGCCGCCGGTTTCGGCGCGCGTCCGATCCGCTGGATCTGGCGAAACGGTCGGTTCGGTCAGATGTCGAGCGCGAGGACAAAAACGTCCTGATCTCCGGAATGCTCGTGCAACGGAGGCTGCCCCGCAGGTCCATCCCAGGAAGCAGAGGAGCAGCCAGACACATAAACGTTTTCGCCGCCGTTCACTGCGAGTGAGAGACCTTTGTCATCGCCGCTGGCCCCGTAGAACGCGTGCCATTGATATGCGCCGCTCGAATCCAATTCGAGAACGTAACTGTCCAGTTGCCCGGAATGCGCGTGCAGCGGGCTCTCTCCCGAAGGACCATCCCAGGAAACAGAAGAGGTGCCGGTCACGTAGATGTTTCCGCTGCCGTCCATCGCCAATGAGAGACCGGCGTCGAAGCCGCTCGCCCCAAAAAATGTGTGCCACTGGTACGCAGCGGTGTCCGTATCGGTGTCCGTGTCCGTATCGGTATCCGTATCCGTATCGGTATCCGTGTCCGTATCGGTGTCTGAGTCGGTGTCGGTATCGGTATCGGTATCGGTGTCTGAATCAGAGTCGGTGTCGGTGCCACCGGCGTCGTTGTCGTCGCTGTTGTCCTTCGGGTCCTTGGAGCAAGCAGAGACAAGGACAAAAAGGACGGCAAGGACGGCAAGGACGCGGGCCTGCGACGCCGAAGAGCATTCTGTTCTCGCGCTCATCCCGCACCCCCTGGGTCGAGTGATTGTACCCCGATCACTTCCACCCGCGCCTGTCCAATACGCGGACGAGGTCGTCCGCCGTCACCGCGCCGACGACGACATCGGCAATCGCGCCGTCCTCGTCGACGAGGTAGGTCGTGGGCACGACCGGCACGAGCCCGAGGTCGCTCGTCCCCTCGGCCACCGACCACTCGGCGAGGCCTATCGGGAACGGCAGCTCGCGGCTCTCCACGTACTCGTCGAGGAACGGCGCCTCGTTGGGCGCGATCGAGAGCACGACGAACCGCGTCTCCCCGGCCGCCCGCCTGTGCGCCTCGACGAGCTGATCGATGTACATCTCGCTCGTGATCTCGGAGATGCGCACGAGCGCGAGCACCGCCGGCCTGCCGCGCAGCTGCGCGAGCCGCAGCTCCTCCCCGCCCCGCGCGTAGGCGACGTCGACGGGTCCGTCCCGGTACGGCAGGGTCGGCGCGCGGGAGCCGCACGCCGAGAGCGCGATCGCGGCGGCGGCCGCGGCGAAGTGGAGGCGCCCGCTCAGCGGAGCCGCTCCAGGACGTGGAACCCGAACTCGGTCTCGACCACGCCGCTGCGCGCGCCGGGAGCGAGCGAGAACACGGCGGCCTCGAACCGCGGGGTCATCGTGCCCTCGGCGACGACGCCGAGATCGCCCCCCTCCGCCTTCGACGGGCAATCGGAGTACTTCGCCGCGACGCCTGCGAAGTCGTCGCCGCGCTTCAGCTTCTCGAGCACCTCCGCCGCGAGCGCCGCGGCGTCCTCCCGGCTCCGCGTCACGCCCGTCGGCGCGTTCCGGGCACCCTCGAACGCGACGAGCACGTGCCGGACGAACGCCTCCGGGAGGCGGCGGACGATCGTGAAGCCGTTCACCATCTCCAGAGGGCCGCCGATCTCCCCGGGCGCGAGCGAGAACGCCACCGCGTCGAGGGCCGGCGGGAAGAGCCCGCGGAACACGCGCCCCACGTAGCCGCCCCGCTCGCGGGTCAGGTGATCCGAGTGCTTCATCGCGACGTCCGAGAACGCCGCGCCCGGCGCGCGCGCCGCCGCGATCACCTCCCCGGCGACCTTCCGCGCCTCGTCGCGGCTCCGCGTGACCCCCGCGGGCGCGTTCTGGGCGCCCTGGAACGACACGACGATCATCGCCGCGAAGATCTCCTCGATCTTGTCGCGGCGGATGACGTGGAACCCCATGCCGCTCTCGACCGGCGGCGCCACCGCACCCTCGTCGAGGCCGGCGACGGTCTTCGCGATCGCGGGCAGCATCTTCGAAGCGGTGAACACGCCCAGCCGCCCGGCGTGGCCGCGCTCCGGCCCGTCCGAGTACCTGTCCGCGAGCGCGCCGAAATCCTCGCCCGCCCGGACCCGCGCGTACAGCCCCTCGGCGAGCGCCTTCGCCTCGTCCTTCGTGCGCGTCACCGCGGGAGCGGCCTTCTCGGCGCCGGCGTACGCGACGAGGATGTTGGACGCCGCCAAACGCTGGTTCGATCGCGGCGCGGGCTCGCCGCGCGGGCGCTCGGCCCGGTCGGCAGCCTCGTCGGCGCCGTCGGCGACGGCCGTGGCCGCGGTCTCCCGCTCCGGCGCGCGGGGCGCCTTGTCGTCCCCGCACGCGCAGAGGACCGCGCAGATCGCCAGCCAGCCTCCGTTTCGTCTCGCGCGCCGCATGTCAGGGCAGCCTCTGGATGACGTGGAAACCGAAATCGGTCTCCACGATGTCCGAGATCTGGTTCTCCTCGAGCGCGAACGCGGCCTTCTCGAACGGCGGAGCCATCTTGCCCTTCGCGAACGTCCCGAGATCCCCGCCCTTGCGCTTCCCGGACGGGCAGTCCGAGTGCTCCCGCGCGAGCGCGGCGAAGTCGGCGCCGTCCTTCAGCTTCTCGACGATCTCCCCGATGAGCGTGCGCGCCTCGTCCTCACTGCGCGTCACCGACGCGGGCTTCCGCTTGGAGCCCTGGTGCATGACGAGGATGTGCCGCGCGTGGATCTCCTCCACCTTCTGCCGCTTGATGAGGTGGTAGCCGAACGGCGTCTCGATAGGCTTCGAGATCTCGCCTGTCTCGAGCGCGCGCACGGCGTCGCTGAACGCCGGCGTCATGCGCCCGGCGGGGAAGATGCCGAGATCCCCGCCCTCCTCGACGCCCGACGGGCAGTCCGAGTGCTTGCGGGCGAGCCCGGCGAAGTCCGCCCCCTTCTCGAGCTTGGCGTACAGCTCCTCGGCGAGCGCGAGCGCCTCGGCCTTCGTCCGGGTGACACCCGGCTTCGGCCGCTCCGAGCCCGCGTGCATGATCAGGATGTGGGAGGCGGAGAGCTTCTCCAAAGGCGGAGCGACGGGCCTCGGCCCCCCGGTCTCCACCGAGGCGGAGCCCGACTTCGCCGCGGGTTTCGCCTGCAAAGGCTCGGCGACGGCCTTCTTCTCCGCGTCCGCGTCCGGCACGCCCTTCGATCCGCAGCCGAGCGCCGCGGCGAGCGCCGCAACCAACGTCATCGCACCGATTGCTCTCTTCATCACACGCTCCGTTTCGAGCCGCCGCCGCCTCGGCCGCGGGCGTGCTGAATATAGACACATTCCCGGGCGCTTTCCACCAACCTTGGCAACCGGCGCCGATTCGTCTAGCGTGCGGCCATGTGCGCGCACCCGTGGAACGAGCGCGTCGAACGGCTCTCGGCCGAGGGGCTCGAGCGGACGCCGCGCCTCGTGCTCGGCGCGACCGGGACCGAGGTCGCGACCGCCGACGGGACGAAGCTCCTGTTCTGCTCCAACGACTACCTCGGCCTCGCCGCCGATCCCCGCCTCGCCGCGGCCGCGAGCGCGGCGGCGTTCGAGCTCGGCGTCGGCTCCGGCGGATCGCGCGCCGTGAGCGGCAACCACGCGCCGCACGACGCGCTCGAGCGCAGGTGCGCTGGGTTCATGGGCACCGACGCCGCGGTGCTGTTCCCGAGCGGGTACCAGGCCAACGTCGGCGCCCTCTCGTCGCTCGTCGACGCGGGCGACGCGGTGTTCTCGGACGCGCGGAACCACGCGAGCATCATCGACGGCTGCCGCCTGTCGCGCGCCGCGGTGCGCGTCTACCGGCACGGAGACGCCGCGGAGCTCGCGCGCCTCCTCGACGAGACGCGCGTCCCGGGGCTGAAGCTCGTCGTGACCGAGGCGGTGTTCAGCATGGACGGCGACGCCGCGCCGCTCGAGGAGATCTCCCGCGCCGCGCGCCGGGCCGGCGCCGAGCTCTACGTGGACGAGGCGCAC encodes the following:
- a CDS encoding SBBP repeat-containing protein — its product is MSARTECSSASQARVLAVLAVLFVLVSACSKDPKDNSDDNDAGGTDTDSDSDTDTDTDTDTDSDTDTDTDTDTDTDTDTDTDTDTDTAAYQWHTFFGASGFDAGLSLAMDGSGNIYVTGTSSVSWDGPSGESPLHAHSGQLDSYVLELDSSGAYQWHAFYGASGDDKGLSLAVNGGENVYVSGCSSASWDGPAGQPPLHEHSGDQDVFVLALDI
- a CDS encoding peptidyl-prolyl cis-trans isomerase — encoded protein: MKRAIGAMTLVAALAAALGCGSKGVPDADAEKKAVAEPLQAKPAAKSGSASVETGGPRPVAPPLEKLSASHILIMHAGSERPKPGVTRTKAEALALAEELYAKLEKGADFAGLARKHSDCPSGVEEGGDLGIFPAGRMTPAFSDAVRALETGEISKPIETPFGYHLIKRQKVEEIHARHILVMHQGSKRKPASVTRSEDEARTLIGEIVEKLKDGADFAALAREHSDCPSGKRKGGDLGTFAKGKMAPPFEKAAFALEENQISDIVETDFGFHVIQRLP
- a CDS encoding DUF4160 domain-containing protein, whose protein sequence is MPEISRFYGIVIAMYFRDHEPAHFHALYGDYEITVAIGDGTIEGRFPKRALALVVEWYERHHAELKENWRRVLEKRPLEPIDGLE
- a CDS encoding 8-amino-7-oxononanoate synthase; this encodes MCAHPWNERVERLSAEGLERTPRLVLGATGTEVATADGTKLLFCSNDYLGLAADPRLAAAASAAAFELGVGSGGSRAVSGNHAPHDALERRCAGFMGTDAAVLFPSGYQANVGALSSLVDAGDAVFSDARNHASIIDGCRLSRAAVRVYRHGDAAELARLLDETRVPGLKLVVTEAVFSMDGDAAPLEEISRAARRAGAELYVDEAHAFGVMGPGGRGLAARAGLAGETAVRMATFGKAIGVAGAFVACGEAPARLLRSRARSLLYTTGAPPSVAAAALRGLEIAEAADDRRAALERNVRLYRERAAASGVPVTGSTSAIQPVPIGGSRRAMAVSDALWRRGVFVQGIRPPTVPDGTARLRITLSSSHTEEQIGILVDALAAALAEIGDAP
- a CDS encoding peptidylprolyl isomerase, translated to MRRARRNGGWLAICAVLCACGDDKAPRAPERETAATAVADGADEAADRAERPRGEPAPRSNQRLAASNILVAYAGAEKAAPAVTRTKDEAKALAEGLYARVRAGEDFGALADRYSDGPERGHAGRLGVFTASKMLPAIAKTVAGLDEGAVAPPVESGMGFHVIRRDKIEEIFAAMIVVSFQGAQNAPAGVTRSRDEARKVAGEVIAAARAPGAAFSDVAMKHSDHLTRERGGYVGRVFRGLFPPALDAVAFSLAPGEIGGPLEMVNGFTIVRRLPEAFVRHVLVAFEGARNAPTGVTRSREDAAALAAEVLEKLKRGDDFAGVAAKYSDCPSKAEGGDLGVVAEGTMTPRFEAAVFSLAPGARSGVVETEFGFHVLERLR